Proteins from one Rosa chinensis cultivar Old Blush chromosome 7, RchiOBHm-V2, whole genome shotgun sequence genomic window:
- the LOC112177219 gene encoding serine/threonine-protein kinase STY13 → MKEGSDGFVRADQIDLKSLDEQLERHLNRVLTLEKTKMRGDQDTNSTTTTTTNNNNNLNSLNLSTTSAAATSTSGMTLSIPKRHRQEWEIDPSKLIIKTVIARGTFGTVHRGIYDGQDVAVKLLDWGEEGHRTDAEIASLRAAFTQEVAVWHKLDHPNVTKFIGATMGSSELQIQTENGQIGMPSNICCVVVEYLPGGALKSYLIKNRRRKLAFKVVVQLALDLARGLSYLHSQKIVHRDVKTENMLLDKTRTVKIADFGVARVEASNPNDMTGETGTLGYMAPEVLNGNPYNRKCDVYSFGICLWEIYCCDMPYPDLSFSEVTSAVVRQNLRPDIPRCCPSALANVMKRCWDANPDKRPEMDEVVSMIEAIDTTKGGGMIPHDQSQGCLCFRKYRGP, encoded by the exons ATGAAGGAGGGCAGTGATGGGTTTGTTAGGGCCGATCAGATTGATCTCAAGAGCTTGGATGAGCAGCTGGAGAGACATCTCAACAGGGTGTTGACTTTGGAGAAGACCAAGATGAGAGGAGACCAAGACACCaattccaccaccaccaccaccaccaacaacaacaacaacctcAACAGTCTCAACCTCAGCACCACCTCCGCCGCCGCCACCTCCACTTCCGGCATGACTCTCTCCATCCCCAAGCGCCACAGGCAGGAGTGGGAGATCGACCCTTCCAAGCTTATCATCAAGACCGTCATTGCACGTGGCACGTTCGGCACCGTCCACCGTGGCATCTACGACGGCCAAGATGTCGCCG TGAAATTACTCGACTGGGGTGAAGAGGGTCACAGGACGGACGCTGAAATTGCTTCTCTAAGGGCAGCTTTTACCCAAGAAGTTGCTGTCTGGCATAAACTAGACCATCCTAATGTTACTAAG TTTATAGGGGCGACAATGGGTTCTTCAGAACTACAAATTCAGACTGAAAATGGTCAAATTGGCATGCcaagtaatatctgttgtgtcgTCGTGGAATATCTTCCTGGGGGTGCTCTAAAATCATACCTTATAAAGAATAGGAGAAGGAAGTTGGCTTTTAAGGTCGTGGTCCAGTTGGCACTAGATCTTGCTAGAGG GTTAAGTTACCTGCACTCACAAAAGATTGTTCACCGAGATGTAAAGACAGAGAACATGCTGCTTGACAAGACACGTACTGTCAAGATTGCTGATTTTGGTGTTGCTCGTGTTGAAGCTTCAAATCCTAATGACATGACTGGGGAGACTGGCACACTTGGTTACATGGCTCCTGAG GTTCTCAATGGAAACCCATATAATCGGAAATGTGATGTGTACAGTTTTGGCATCTGTCTATGGGAGATATACTGCTGTGACATGCCATATCCTGACCTCAGCTTCTCGGAAGTGACTTCAGCTGTGGTTCGCCAG AATTTGAGACCAGACATACCAAGATGTTGTCCAAGTGCTCTAGCAAATGTAATGAAGCGATGTTGGGATGCTAACCCAGACAAACGGCCAGAGATGGATGAGGTAGTCTCAATGATCGAGGCCATTGACACAACTAAAGGTGGAGGTATGATCCCTCATGATCAGTCTCAGGGTTGTCTCTGCTTCCGCAAGTATAGAGGACCGTAA
- the LOC112177411 gene encoding bidirectional sugar transporter SWEET5 has translation MTNTAMIRTVVGIIGNIISLGLFLSPIPTFVKIVKQKSVADFKPDPYLATLLNCAVWVFYGMPFVHPDSTLVWTINGAGFIIESAYTVIFILYSPGSKRRRIFIVLAVEAAFFAVVVLVNMLAFHTTKTRTLVVGIICIVFNILMYASPLTVMKMVIKTKSVKYMPFYLSLANFCNGIVWLIYALLKFDINILLPNGLGALSGLVQLILYATFYKTTRWEDDDDDQKSRSEVQLSNV, from the exons ATGACGAACACCGCTATGATCAGAACCGTTGTTGGCATTATCG GTAATATCATCTCGTTGGGTTTGTTTCTTTCTCCAAT TCCAACTTTTGTGAAGATTGTCAAGCAAAAATCAGTTGCAGATTTCAAGCCAGATCCTTATCTAGCAACTCTGCTTAATTGTGCCGTCTGGGTTTTTTATGGAATGCCATTTGTTCATCCTGATAGCACCCTTGTCTGGACAATCAATGGTGCTGGTTTCATTATCGAATCCGCCTATACTGTCATCTTCATATTATACTCCCCTGGATCAAAACGT agaAGGATCTTCATCGTTCTTGCGGTTGAAGCTGCCTTCTTTGCTGTTGTGGTTTTAGTCAACATGCTCGCTTTTCATACCACAAAAACCCGAACTCTGGTAGTTGGAATCATCTGTATCGTCTTCAATATCCTTATGTATGCTTCACCATTGACGGTCATG AAAATGGTGATCAAGACAAAGAGTGTCAAATACATGCCATTTTATCTTTCATTAGCCAACTTCTGTAATGGAATTGTTTGGCTTATTTACGCGCTTCTCAAATTTGATATCAATATTCTG CTTCCCAATGGGTTGGGAGCTCTATCTGGCTTGGTGCAACTCATTCTATACGCTACATTCTACAAGACCACCCGATGGGAAGATGACGACGACGATCAGAAGTCACGATCAGAAGTCCAGCTCTCGAATGTTTAG